In Jatrophihabitans endophyticus, one DNA window encodes the following:
- a CDS encoding phosphoribosyltransferase gives MAAANPFSSEILTWETFGTATRELAATVHADGFRPDLVLAIARGGLFVAGALGYALGVKNLHVINVEFYTGVDERLDMPVVLPPVPEPVDLAGANVLVADDVADTGATLALVKEFCAGHVADVRCAVVYEKPRSTVKCEYAWRSTDQWIDFPWSAAPPVTAAGA, from the coding sequence ATGGCCGCCGCAAACCCTTTCAGCAGCGAGATCCTGACGTGGGAGACGTTCGGCACCGCGACGCGCGAGCTCGCCGCCACCGTGCACGCCGACGGCTTCCGCCCCGACCTGGTCCTCGCGATCGCGCGGGGCGGGCTGTTCGTCGCCGGCGCGCTCGGCTACGCCCTCGGGGTCAAGAACCTGCACGTGATCAACGTGGAGTTCTACACCGGCGTGGACGAGCGCCTGGACATGCCGGTCGTCCTGCCACCCGTGCCCGAACCGGTGGATCTCGCGGGGGCGAACGTGCTCGTCGCCGACGACGTCGCCGACACCGGCGCGACGCTCGCGCTCGTCAAGGAGTTCTGCGCGGGGCACGTCGCGGACGTCCGCTGCGCGGTCGTCTACGAGAAGCCGCGATCGACGGTGAAGTGCGAGTACGCCTGGCGCTCCACCGACCAGTGGATCGACTTTCCCTGGTCCGCGGCGCCGCCGGTGACCGCGGCAGGAGCATGA
- a CDS encoding CDP-alcohol phosphatidyltransferase family protein: MNTSHPPLSATRAERGQAWAVHIFTTVGVIFGALGLQAVLDGRPDLAIIYLMATLIIDGVDGPIARSLGVKERLPQIDGYVLDLIIDFVTCVIVPAAFMYQFEVVPRNAFGLAVLGLLVLTSAIWFSRTDMMTDDNFFRGFPAAWNMVGPLLWLVEARTWIGATITIVFSVLSLTNMPYPHIVRAQFLRPFTAVAATLWLGGLIVGAVIHPHHPVWLRVILLVGSLYYVLLAGIKASYDLRQRQQPQAAPKDEALESPSTL, from the coding sequence GTGAACACCTCGCACCCGCCGCTGTCGGCCACGCGCGCCGAACGCGGCCAGGCCTGGGCCGTCCACATCTTCACGACGGTCGGGGTCATCTTCGGCGCACTCGGCCTGCAGGCCGTCCTCGACGGGCGTCCCGACCTCGCCATCATCTACTTGATGGCGACGCTCATCATCGACGGCGTCGACGGCCCCATCGCCCGCTCGCTCGGGGTCAAGGAGCGACTGCCGCAGATCGACGGCTACGTCCTGGACCTCATCATCGACTTCGTCACCTGCGTGATCGTCCCCGCCGCGTTCATGTACCAGTTCGAGGTCGTGCCGCGGAACGCGTTCGGTCTCGCGGTCCTGGGACTGCTCGTGCTGACCTCGGCCATCTGGTTCTCGCGGACCGACATGATGACCGACGACAACTTCTTCCGCGGCTTCCCGGCGGCCTGGAACATGGTCGGCCCGCTGCTCTGGCTCGTCGAGGCCCGCACCTGGATCGGCGCCACCATCACCATCGTGTTCTCGGTGCTGTCGCTGACGAACATGCCCTACCCGCACATCGTTCGGGCCCAGTTCCTGCGCCCGTTCACGGCGGTGGCGGCCACTCTGTGGCTGGGCGGGCTCATCGTCGGGGCCGTCATCCACCCGCACCACCCGGTGTGGCTGCGCGTGATCCTGCTCGTCGGCAGCCTCTACTACGTGCTCCTGGCCGGCATCAAGGCGTCCTACGACCTGCGGCAGCGCCAGCAGCCGCAGGCGGCACCCAAGGACGAGGCCCTGGAGTCCCCGAGCACGCTCTAG
- the murA gene encoding UDP-N-acetylglucosamine 1-carboxyvinyltransferase yields the protein MQVLRVTGGARLDGAVDVVGAKNSVLKLMAAALLAPGDTTLGNLPAISDVTIMRQLLEGMGCAVTESTVGATDRVTISAPEHLQYEAPYELVRKIRGSICVLGPLIARTGRAKVALPGGDAIGTRPLDMHFAGLERMGTEISIQHGFVVAEARELRGASIWLDFPSVGATENIMTAAVLAKGTTVIDNAAREPEIVDLCRMLVAMGAQIDGIGTSTLEITGVDGLSGTTHDAVPDRIVAGTWAMAAVATRGDITVRGAVADHLRIALDKVAQAGGEVEVLADGFRVAQADRPRSFDVVTLPYPGLATDLQPQAIAALSVADGTAMITENLFEARFMFCDEISRMGADVRTDGHHAVVRGRERLSGAPVRATDIRAGVGLVIAGLVAEGVTEVAEIHHIDRGYVRFEEQLRGLGADVERVESSTFGP from the coding sequence GAGTCACCGGAGGCGCCCGCCTCGACGGAGCCGTCGACGTGGTGGGTGCCAAGAACAGTGTCCTGAAGCTGATGGCGGCGGCGCTCCTCGCGCCGGGGGACACCACGCTGGGCAATCTGCCCGCCATCTCCGACGTCACGATCATGCGCCAGTTGCTCGAGGGCATGGGGTGCGCGGTCACCGAGAGCACCGTCGGCGCCACCGACCGGGTCACCATCAGCGCGCCCGAGCACCTGCAGTACGAGGCGCCCTACGAGCTGGTCCGCAAGATCCGCGGCTCGATCTGCGTGCTGGGCCCGCTCATCGCCCGCACCGGGCGCGCCAAGGTCGCGCTCCCGGGCGGGGACGCCATCGGCACCCGTCCCCTCGACATGCACTTCGCCGGGCTCGAGCGGATGGGCACCGAGATCAGCATCCAGCACGGCTTCGTGGTGGCCGAGGCCCGCGAGCTGCGCGGCGCCTCGATCTGGCTGGACTTCCCCAGCGTCGGGGCCACGGAGAACATCATGACCGCGGCCGTGCTCGCGAAGGGCACGACGGTCATCGACAACGCCGCCCGCGAGCCCGAGATCGTCGACCTGTGTCGCATGCTCGTGGCGATGGGCGCACAGATCGACGGCATCGGCACGTCCACGCTCGAGATCACCGGGGTCGACGGTCTGTCGGGCACCACCCACGACGCCGTCCCCGACCGCATCGTGGCCGGCACGTGGGCCATGGCGGCGGTGGCGACACGGGGCGACATCACCGTGCGCGGCGCGGTCGCCGACCATCTGCGGATCGCACTGGACAAGGTCGCCCAGGCCGGTGGCGAGGTCGAGGTGCTCGCCGACGGTTTCCGGGTGGCGCAGGCCGACCGGCCCCGGAGCTTCGACGTCGTGACCCTGCCCTACCCCGGTCTCGCGACCGACCTGCAGCCGCAGGCCATCGCCGCGCTGTCGGTCGCCGACGGCACCGCGATGATCACCGAGAACCTCTTCGAGGCCCGTTTCATGTTCTGCGACGAGATCTCGCGGATGGGCGCGGACGTGCGCACCGACGGTCATCACGCCGTCGTGCGGGGGCGCGAGCGGCTCTCCGGCGCGCCGGTACGGGCCACCGACATCCGCGCCGGGGTCGGGCTCGTGATCGCCGGGCTCGTGGCCGAGGGCGTCACCGAGGTGGCCGAGATCCACCACATCGACCGCGGCTACGTCCGATTCGAGGAGCAGCTGCGCGGTCTCGGCGCCGACGTCGAGCGCGTGGAGTCGAGCACCTTCGGCCCGTGA